A portion of the Callithrix jacchus isolate 240 chromosome 13, calJac240_pri, whole genome shotgun sequence genome contains these proteins:
- the FGF17 gene encoding fibroblast growth factor 17 isoform X1 → MQSQEVLASWLTQGPGKVMATCPLRSAGPVACPHYIHLLTPFPWMDQRWCHPKQIDTIFPLVTAKGENHPSPNFNQYVRDQGAMTDQLSRRQIREYQLYSRTSGKHVQVTGRRISATAEDGNKFAKLIVETDTFGSRVRIKGAESEKYICMNKRGKLIGKPSGKSKDCVFTEIVLENNYTAFQNARHEGWFMAFTRQGRPRQASRSRQNQREAHFIKRLYQGQLPFPNHADKQKQFEFVGSAPTRRTKRTRRPQPLT, encoded by the exons ATGCAGAGCCAAGAGGTTTTGGCCAGCTGGCTCACCCAGGGGCCTGGGAAGGTTATGGCCACATGCCCTCTTCGCTCTGCAGGACCAGTGGCCTGTCCCCACTACATTCACCTCCTCACCCCTTTCCCTTGGATGGACCAGCGGTGGTGTCACCCAAAGCAAATTGACACTATTTTTCCCTTGGTAACCGCAAAGGGGGAGAATCACCCGTCTCCTAATTTTAACCAGTACGTGAGGGACCAGGGTGCCATGACCGACCAGCTGAGCAGGCGGCAGATCCGTGAGTACCAGCTCTACAGCCGGACCAGTGGCAAGCATGTGCAGGTCACCGGGCGTCGCATCTCCGCCACTGCTGAGGACGGCAACAAGTTTG cCAAGCTCATAGTGGAGACCGACACATTTGGCAGCCGGGTTCGCATCAAAGGGGCTGAGAGCGAGAAGTACATCTGTATGAACAAGAGGGGCAAGCTCATCGGGAAG CCCAGCGGGAAGAGCAAAGACTGCGTGTTCACGGAGATCGTGCTAGAGAACAACTACACGGCCTTCCAGAACGCCAGGCACGAGGGCTGGTTCATGGCCTTCACGCGGCAGGGGCGGCCCCGCCAGGCCTCCCGCAGCCGCCAGAACCAGCGCGAGGCCCACTTCATCAAGCGCCTCTACCAGGGCCAGCTGCCCTTCCCCAACCACGCAGACAAGCAGAAGCAGTTCGAGTTTGTGGGCTCCGCCCCCACGCGCCGGACCAAGCGCACGCGGCGGCCCCAGCCCCTCACGTAG
- the FGF17 gene encoding fibroblast growth factor 17 isoform X3, producing MGAARLLPSLTLCFQLLILCCQTQYVRDQGAMTDQLSRRQIREYQLYSRTSGKHVQVTGRRISATAEDGNKFAKLIVETDTFGSRVRIKGAESEKYICMNKRGKLIGKPSGKSKDCVFTEIVLENNYTAFQNARHEGWFMAFTRQGRPRQASRSRQNQREAHFIKRLYQGQLPFPNHADKQKQFEFVGSAPTRRTKRTRRPQPLT from the exons ATGGGAGCCGCCCGCCTGCTGCCCAGCCTCACTCT GTGCTTCCAGCTGCTGATTCTCTGCTGTCAAACTCAG TACGTGAGGGACCAGGGTGCCATGACCGACCAGCTGAGCAGGCGGCAGATCCGTGAGTACCAGCTCTACAGCCGGACCAGTGGCAAGCATGTGCAGGTCACCGGGCGTCGCATCTCCGCCACTGCTGAGGACGGCAACAAGTTTG cCAAGCTCATAGTGGAGACCGACACATTTGGCAGCCGGGTTCGCATCAAAGGGGCTGAGAGCGAGAAGTACATCTGTATGAACAAGAGGGGCAAGCTCATCGGGAAG CCCAGCGGGAAGAGCAAAGACTGCGTGTTCACGGAGATCGTGCTAGAGAACAACTACACGGCCTTCCAGAACGCCAGGCACGAGGGCTGGTTCATGGCCTTCACGCGGCAGGGGCGGCCCCGCCAGGCCTCCCGCAGCCGCCAGAACCAGCGCGAGGCCCACTTCATCAAGCGCCTCTACCAGGGCCAGCTGCCCTTCCCCAACCACGCAGACAAGCAGAAGCAGTTCGAGTTTGTGGGCTCCGCCCCCACGCGCCGGACCAAGCGCACGCGGCGGCCCCAGCCCCTCACGTAG
- the FGF17 gene encoding fibroblast growth factor 17 isoform X2 — MGAARLLPSLTLCFQLLILCCQTQGENHPSPNFNQYVRDQGAMTDQLSRRQIREYQLYSRTSGKHVQVTGRRISATAEDGNKFAKLIVETDTFGSRVRIKGAESEKYICMNKRGKLIGKPSGKSKDCVFTEIVLENNYTAFQNARHEGWFMAFTRQGRPRQASRSRQNQREAHFIKRLYQGQLPFPNHADKQKQFEFVGSAPTRRTKRTRRPQPLT, encoded by the exons ATGGGAGCCGCCCGCCTGCTGCCCAGCCTCACTCT GTGCTTCCAGCTGCTGATTCTCTGCTGTCAAACTCAG GGGGAGAATCACCCGTCTCCTAATTTTAACCAGTACGTGAGGGACCAGGGTGCCATGACCGACCAGCTGAGCAGGCGGCAGATCCGTGAGTACCAGCTCTACAGCCGGACCAGTGGCAAGCATGTGCAGGTCACCGGGCGTCGCATCTCCGCCACTGCTGAGGACGGCAACAAGTTTG cCAAGCTCATAGTGGAGACCGACACATTTGGCAGCCGGGTTCGCATCAAAGGGGCTGAGAGCGAGAAGTACATCTGTATGAACAAGAGGGGCAAGCTCATCGGGAAG CCCAGCGGGAAGAGCAAAGACTGCGTGTTCACGGAGATCGTGCTAGAGAACAACTACACGGCCTTCCAGAACGCCAGGCACGAGGGCTGGTTCATGGCCTTCACGCGGCAGGGGCGGCCCCGCCAGGCCTCCCGCAGCCGCCAGAACCAGCGCGAGGCCCACTTCATCAAGCGCCTCTACCAGGGCCAGCTGCCCTTCCCCAACCACGCAGACAAGCAGAAGCAGTTCGAGTTTGTGGGCTCCGCCCCCACGCGCCGGACCAAGCGCACGCGGCGGCCCCAGCCCCTCACGTAG